The Halobacillus amylolyticus nucleotide sequence TCACTCATCTATCTCTCACCGGAAATGCTGCAAAATGAGTGGGTTCAGCAACAGTTGAAGAAACAGAAGGTTGATCTTTTCGTTATCGATGAGGCGCACTGTATCTCCCAGTGGGGCCATGAATTTAGAACAGACTACTTAAAATTGAAGGAAACAATCGAGCTGCTTAATCACCCCACCGTGTTAGCCCTAAGTGCAACGGCAACACCAGAAGTTCAAGCAGATATAAAACAACAGCTGGATCGTCCTGATATGACTGCACATATTTACCCAATGGACAAAGTAAACATGAGCTTCGCTGTAGAAGAATATGATCATCCTGATGATAAGTTGCAACGGATCATCGAGCTATTGGCTAACAGAAAAGCCCCAACCATGATCTATTTTTCCAGTCGCCAATCAGCAGAACGAATTTCGCAAGAATTAAAAGGTAAGTTAGATCAAAGAGTAGCCTTTTATCACGGTGGAATGGAGCAGATGGACCGGCTTCTCGTTCAACAACAGTTTATGAATGATCAGGTAGATGTGATTTGTTGTACAAGTGCTTTCGGGATGGGCGTGGATAAGCCGAACATTCGAAGAGTCATCCATTATCATTTTCCTTCTCAACTAGAATCGTTTATACAGGAAGTTGGTCGGGCAGGTCGTGATGGAAAGCCTTGTGCTAGCCTTATGTTATACACACCAGCTGATCATTATTTACCGCAGTTGTTCATACAAAGTGAATTGCCTGAACTTGAGGATGTCTCAAGAGTGCTTCGATCCATTTATTCATTTGTGGGTAAGGGAGAAGTGCTTTTGAGTAATGATGACATGGCAGAGCAGCTTCAGCTTTCTGAATCACAGTGGAACTTTTTTAAATACCAGCTTGAGCAGGAGAATTTATTATCTCCAGATTCAGTCACTGGCACTAAAAAGATGTGGAAACAAGCAGAGGAAAGAATCCGGTTGATTGTACAACAGCGCTGGACGTATAAAAAACAAAAGCTCCAGGAGATGCTGAATTGGCTTCACCATCCAGGCTGTAAACGGAAGATGCTTTATGCTTCTTTTCAAAAGTTATGCAGAACTCCTGACGTTCCCTGCTGCAGTTATTGTGGTTTCATTATCTCTGAGATGCTCCTTGAAATAGATACTAGACGTCCCGTATATTCCGGCTGGAAGGAACGCTTGGAAAAGATATTTCACCAAGGGGCAGCCTCATGCGATTAACTGATCAAGCACAACTGATTAAACAAATGTCAGATCGGGAAGTGACGAAACACCTTGTTTATACACAGCTTTTTATTTTTCTATTCGCCATTGCCTTAAGTGTCTTTCTATTTGATGCGTTTTTTTCGGACTGGCAGCAATTATTCACTTTGACTTTTAATGAATGGTTGTTCTATGGTATTTTGCCTGCCGTGGTCGTACTGGCTATTGATTTTGTACTAATGGCTAGTTTGCCTAAACGTTTCTATGATGATGGAGGCATTAATGAAAAGGTATTCAAAAATCAACCGCTTACTAAAATTTTTTTCTTAACCTTGATTATTGCATTTTCCGAAGAAATGCTTTTTCGTGGAGCTATCCAGACGGAATTCGGATATATTATTGCAAGTTTGGTGTTTGCGGTCATACATTTTAGGTATTTAACAAAGGTTGTCCTATTCGTGTCTGTATTATGTGTGAGTTTTTTAATTGGCTATATGTACGAGCTGACACATAGTTTATCTGTTACAATTACGTCGCATTTTTTAATTGACTTTATATTAGCACTCTCAATACGTGTAAGGAAGTGAGGACATTGTTATGACTCAAGAAGACCATCGGAAAGATCAAGCATTACAGTTAAGAAAGTATGCTGATCGTCAAAAGTTTCCCGAAGAGAAAGAAGTGAATGTTTTACAACTTCCACCGAGAAATGAGGTGCACAAAAAGGAGCAGGCTCAAAACAAGTGGAAACTCAGCAGGATCTGGTTGCGATTTTTAGTCCTGTTATTTGTTCTAATAATCCTTTTTTTCTTCTCTTATCAATACTGGGATGTCTGGTTTGATGAAACCCGCAATTTGGACGGATCGGATGCACCGCATTATCATGAAGAAATAACAATTCAAAGGAAAGCATCAACTCCTTGATTAAGAAAAACAAGCGCGTCATTCTTAGACGCGCTTGTTTAGAAAATCTGCTTTTTATCACGTTTATCTTTTAATATTTCTACCGCTTCCATAAACCTTTGTGAATGAACGATCTCTCTCTCCCGCAAGAATTTAAGACTGTCGTTTAAAAAAGGATCGTCAGACATATTTATGATCCATTGATAGGTAGCACGGGCTTTTTCCTCTGCTGCAATATCTTCATATAGATCAGCGATCGGATCGCCTTTTGCTTGAATGTACGTAGCTGTCCAGGGAGCACCTGCTGCATTATGGTAAAATAGTGCCTTGTCATGATTGGCATAATGAGCACCGAGCCCTGCTTCCTTCATTTGTTCCGGAGTTGCATCTTTCGTTAACTTATAAATCATAGCTGCTATCATTTCGAGGTGAGCAAATTCTTCTGTACCGATATCGGTCAGCAAACCGATAACATGATCTGGAATGGTGTATCGTTGATTTAAGTAACGAAGGGCAGCGGAAAGTTCTCCATCCGCTCCTCCATATTGTTCAATCAAAAATTTAGCTAATCTTGGATTACATTCACTAACTTTTACAGGGTACTGCAATTTTTTCTCATAATACCACATAATTTTCCCCCTTCAAATGAATTAAAGCTGCCATGGCCAAGGACCTTCCCCCCAATTCCATGGGTAGCCAGAGTAACTTTCTCCATATTGCCTTAAGGGTCCGAAGTACTGTTCATACTGTTGCTTTAACAGTTTACTTTCATAAGCCAAATGATTGAATTGTTGGATCTGATTCATATCATCAGGGTGGGTATCTAAATACAAGGTCAATTCAACAAGGGCGAAATCCACTTTTTGAATTTGCTCCATCAACTGATAACGGTTTGGACTTTCGGGTGCTTTTTCGCTCATCCTTTTTCTCCTTTCTCATTACTAGGGTAGGAGTCGTACAGGCATGGCCAAAGGGTGCCGCGATATAATGCTTCATTAAGTGGATATTGCTGAAGCCCTGGTGGTTGATAGTTCAAGTAGAGGTTTGGTGGTGTTTGGTAACATTTTTGTTTAGTTGGCGGGCAAGGGTCATATGGACTATGATAAGGTTTGTAACATTTTACAGGTGTGTACATTCTTATCACCTTACTTTCTTCAATTATCAATCTACACACCATATGTACAAAGAAAGTGTATTATTCAACTGGACAAGCAGGAAAATGAGGCCTTTTAACCGAAATATTATAGAAGTGATAAAGATCTACGAGGAGGGAGTTTATGTTTGTAAAAAGTATTATGAAACCTGTGCATAAATCGTTCACAGCCAAGAAGGATGAAGGATTGGGAGAAGTCTTAGATCGTTTGAACACCAAGAACTTACATGCTATGCCTG carries:
- a CDS encoding RecQ family ATP-dependent DNA helicase; amino-acid sequence: MQHPDLKQKLYEHFGYRQFREGQQEIIEEVMKGVDVLGILPTGTGKSICFQLPALLSSGTTIVVSPLISLMVDQVKQLKATGFKSVISLNSFMDQRERRTMMGNLQQYSLIYLSPEMLQNEWVQQQLKKQKVDLFVIDEAHCISQWGHEFRTDYLKLKETIELLNHPTVLALSATATPEVQADIKQQLDRPDMTAHIYPMDKVNMSFAVEEYDHPDDKLQRIIELLANRKAPTMIYFSSRQSAERISQELKGKLDQRVAFYHGGMEQMDRLLVQQQFMNDQVDVICCTSAFGMGVDKPNIRRVIHYHFPSQLESFIQEVGRAGRDGKPCASLMLYTPADHYLPQLFIQSELPELEDVSRVLRSIYSFVGKGEVLLSNDDMAEQLQLSESQWNFFKYQLEQENLLSPDSVTGTKKMWKQAEERIRLIVQQRWTYKKQKLQEMLNWLHHPGCKRKMLYASFQKLCRTPDVPCCSYCGFIISEMLLEIDTRRPVYSGWKERLEKIFHQGAASCD
- a CDS encoding CPBP family intramembrane glutamic endopeptidase codes for the protein MRLTDQAQLIKQMSDREVTKHLVYTQLFIFLFAIALSVFLFDAFFSDWQQLFTLTFNEWLFYGILPAVVVLAIDFVLMASLPKRFYDDGGINEKVFKNQPLTKIFFLTLIIAFSEEMLFRGAIQTEFGYIIASLVFAVIHFRYLTKVVLFVSVLCVSFLIGYMYELTHSLSVTITSHFLIDFILALSIRVRK
- a CDS encoding manganese catalase family protein is translated as MWYYEKKLQYPVKVSECNPRLAKFLIEQYGGADGELSAALRYLNQRYTIPDHVIGLLTDIGTEEFAHLEMIAAMIYKLTKDATPEQMKEAGLGAHYANHDKALFYHNAAGAPWTATYIQAKGDPIADLYEDIAAEEKARATYQWIINMSDDPFLNDSLKFLREREIVHSQRFMEAVEILKDKRDKKQIF
- a CDS encoding spore coat protein CotJB, whose translation is MSEKAPESPNRYQLMEQIQKVDFALVELTLYLDTHPDDMNQIQQFNHLAYESKLLKQQYEQYFGPLRQYGESYSGYPWNWGEGPWPWQL
- a CDS encoding spore coat associated protein CotJA, which translates into the protein MVCRLIIEESKVIRMYTPVKCYKPYHSPYDPCPPTKQKCYQTPPNLYLNYQPPGLQQYPLNEALYRGTLWPCLYDSYPSNEKGEKG